Genomic window (Nicotiana sylvestris chromosome 7, ASM39365v2, whole genome shotgun sequence):
GTGGAGTTATCAAGGATGGGAACTCACTCTTAGAAGACAGTTGAATGACTGGGAGATAACAAGATTAGCTGACCTCTACAAAGAGCTGGAAGCATTTAAAGGATTACAGGAAGGGGTGGATTCACTTTGGTGGCAGAGGCACAACAGAGGGGTCTATCAGGTGAAGGATACATATAAGATTTTGAATCAAAATGATCTTCAGATAGATGCTTGGCCATGGAAGCACATATGGAGAACAAAGATTCCATATAAGGTAGCATGTTTCTCTTAGCTACTAGCAAAGGAGGCTGTATTAACCCAGGATAATCTCATAAAAAGAGGAATTTCACTGTGTTTAAGATGTTTCCTATGTGGGGAAAACGCTGAGATTGTTAGCCATTTATTTTCTACATTGCAAGATAACAGACCAACTATGGAAAATCTTTATTAGTCTTAGGGGTATTTCATGGACAATGCCATGCAGGATTAATGAAGTTCGTTATAGTTGGGAAGAAGCTGGTGCTGAAGCAACTAACAGAGATAGATGGAGGACTGTCCCGGCTTGTATCTGGTGGACAGTCTGGAGGAAAGGAATGCTAGATGTTTTGAAGATAGAAGCAACCCAGTACagaagatcaaactcaattgtattcttcttttttgtttttggtgtaAACAGATTTACACAGAAGATACATTGACAATCGTAGACATACTAGGATCTTGCTAGGTTGCACACCAGCACATCTACTTACCACCTATTTGTAAATTTGGTTTTCAGTACAACCTATGTATTGATGTTATTAATATATACAAAAGTTATCAATTAAAAAAAAGTCTTCTATGAGCCCGACATTAAGATCTTTATTTGTTGGATTAAAAAGACCTTATAATTGTTTCTTGAACTTATTTTTGTTGTATGAAGTATTTTTATCCAGTAACATTAGCAATACTGGATAAATGAGCAGATGAAAGGATTTCTCTtttaaaatctgatttttgggAGCCAAAGGTGTCCTTTCTGGCATAGGGTTGAAATTGAATACCTGTTTTAATGATTTGAACCTAGATGAACTTATTAAGGAATAAAAGGGTGTTCAGGTCGAGATATGAGAGGTGATTTGCTGTTATCATGTGGTTCTCCATTTATCTGGTCAGTTAGCTAATCGCCCTTTAATATCAGCATTTGTCAAATGCGAGCAAAAACACTAAGGACATCTATGTGTGATATTTTCCATTTTAAAGTTACAGCTATGTTCTTTTTTCTCCATTTACTCTGTTCTTGCTAGATGCAGTGCATTTCAGGTGCTTTGTTTAGCATATGAGGCTGGACGCATGCTGCATCTTTTCATATTCTGAAAGATTCACATGCAGTATTCATTTCTCCATTATATTTTAAACTCCCCATGTGGTTCAGGTTCTGTCCTTTGCATTGGAAGTGAGTGGCACCGGTTCCCTTCTTCGTTCTTCATTCCTGATTACGTGGGCCAAGTTAGATGGTTGGATGATGGATTCACAGGCCTTCTTCCAATTCCATTCAATTCTAGCTTGGGTGGGACCTCGGCAGCACCATCTTACTTCAATAATAAGAACAAGGCATCAGAGGAGCAATATGTAAGCGGACAATTCCTATTATGTTTAACCAGAAACATGTCCATCTTTTACAGTTTGGCATATTAGGAAGTCTGTATTTTGTTTCTATTGTAGTGTACAATTTATATCAACTCGAGGATTACACTCAGCTTTGTTTGGTAATAATTTTACAGCTTACGGATCCTGAGCAATGCACTTTTCTGATAGAGCTGCAACTTCAACGGCCTTATCCTACACGAGGAAGTGACTTGTCTACCTGGGAGGTACTGGCTCATCCTCGTAAGCTTATCACTCTCTTACCATGCTGCATGTTATTGACTTGTAAGACTGTTGCCTGCAGATTGTTGCAGCACTTCCATATCTGGACAGGGAGTTATCTCCTCCATTGTACCGGTCGTTCTTTATTCCATATCACTGGCAGCAGAAGAATGTCTTTGGCCAGTACAGATTACTTAGGAGAATACCAAAGTGATTGCAGATGTACAAGCTGAATTTTCTGTTGTCCAGCAACTTTTTGACGTGCCTGAGCTATAGAAGTAGTTTAAAATTGAGTAGGTCACTTTTGTAGTCTGATACTAGCTAGTGGCTCTTGTAAGAGCAGCCAGTTGATTTTGGTAATTGGATCAAATCTTCCATTAGTTTGAAAGTCAGATTTTGTACTCTCCTTTTTTCAGTGTAGATTACACAGATGAATGCTTGAACTTTAATGTGGAAGCAAGATGTCAAAGTCTTTTATCGGCAGTAGACGAGCGTTCATGATTTGGAAACTGGGTTAGTTGAATTGATTTAAGCCATTTTGTCAAAGTAAACCTTTGTATAACCAACTCGTTATTGATTCAACAGTTTTAACTTGTTCAAATTTAAACTAAATATCACGGTTCTACAAAGCTGGACGGCAAAAGTTCGCTTAACGATTTGGGTTACTACTCTTTAAGTCTTTCTagtgtttgtgaattgtgatgtTGACTAGTTGTCCCTTCAGATGAAAGAAAATTGAGTACTTGACTTCTTGGCAAGGTAGAAACGAATGTCCAGTTATATACGACCCTAACCAAGCTGAATCTGTTGGGTGGAAGAAATGAAGAATGCATTAACTGATGACTTGATTGAAATAACTCGAATGACAATAAGGTCATGAGTGAAGTAATTTAATTTGATGATCTTTTCTATCTGACATGGGGTGCCATATATCTCCAACAGTACAATTTTGTTAATGGGGAGGGCTAGTAAACTACAATTAGTAGGGAAGCAAACATGTTATTATGTGTATGTTGCATGATCATGACTCTTTCCAAATATACTGCTAGTAGTAGTGGCCGAAAGAACACCAACAGATTATAAAGTCGCAACTCACGGAAATGCCTTAACCACAAAATTCGTAAGGTCAGGCAAATGCTCATATATAAATTAGTAGGTTAGCAAATGATTGGCCAATGGCTCCATTGCCTCATTCTGACATCATTTATCAACTGGCAGAGCTGACACCAAAAGTAGGAAGCAAACCAAGGAGAAACAAAAGTTTAGGGGGTATAACAAAAATTTATTGATGTCTATTCAACTGAGTAACATGTTTTGGAACTCAACCAAGAAGTAGAAAATCAACTTGCATTTCTTCTGATATACTACTTCTTGCCAAAACTGATAGTCATGAGTCATGACATCTATCCTAAATcctttcaagttcaagttcaaaaATTCGAAAAAGAACTCAAAAGAAAAGAGCCTCCCCTAATCAATCTATGTGGTCAAACAAACGGTACATTAAGTAGGTTAGTGAACAACTGGTCAAATGAGCTTTATTGGAGTCTTATGATCAATCAAAGATAAACTACAAACTTGCGAAGCTGATACCAAAATTCTGGCTAGGACCGCTACTGGAAGTCATCCTTGTGACATTGGCACCTAGACCCTGAAGTTTCATCTCCAAACTTTCATAGCCCCTATCTACATGGGAGATTCCACTGATTTCAGTACATCCTTCAGCAGCTAGACCCGCCAAAACCAATGACATCCCCCCACGCAAATCTGTTGCAATAACTTGAGAACCACATAGTGGACTAGCAAAAGGTCCATATACGAATATAAATCAATTTCCCAATACTCAGTTGAATAAATTGTTTCAGGAAATCAATCAAGAACTAGAGACTTACCTTGCATTTCCCTTCCCAAAAACTAATGCTGTGCTTCCACAAACCTGAATTTTAGCTCCAAATTTCTGCAGCTCTGTTACTGCACAGAAGAAGATCATGAAACAACACTTGAagaaaaatttaattaaaataatcagTGGAAAAGACATCAAACATTTTCTATGCATTCTGACCAGATATTCTAAGACAATCATGTGAGATGACTCAGATTCTACGGAGAAAACATAAACCGCATCCCTGATTGGTGAATGCAAAGCACCAGAATAAGAGAAAGGGGATGAAATACATGTGTCAGAGTACAGTGGCCaaagaaaaataagacagaataGAATCTTGAGCACACTGTTCTTGCTAAAAATTTGTAGTACATTTGGAAAGAGTCATGATCATGCAACATACACATAATAACATGTTTGCTTCCTCGATAAAGAGATCAATGTTGATTCCAATAGCTGCTCAAAGTAGAATTATTAGCCGAAGTACAAACTTAAAATTACCAAAGCAATTGGGGTTTCATGATTCCAAGTAGttctcaagaaagatggaaatcaACACAATGAGTTGCAGTTAGCAGTCACATTTTATTTGAGCAGTACAGTGGTATATTTACTAGGGGGTCAAGTAGAATGACAAGTCAATAATCCAGATTGTAGAATGACTTCTACAGGGATAAACTTCCGACATGAGCTATGCAGGTGATTTTTGAAACAACTAGACTGTAGACAAACAACCAAAGTAGCTGCGCATCATAATTATCACATACCATGGCTCATACGATTTTCAAAGACAGTTTCCTCAATAACGCTTATGCCTTTGCATGTCGAAAGCAATGCCATTGTCAGAGGCTGGAGATCTGTCGGAAATCCAGGAAATGGACGCGTCTTGATACTGAACCCTTGCAAATTGTCTCCAGTTGCCCCAGGTACTGCTGAAAGCTGGTCTCATGAACCAAATTATCATAAGAAGATGTGCACGAGATGGAAGAAAATTAAGACATTAGCACATTTCCTATACCTCCAAAGTGTCATCACTAAGATGTAATATTTTACAACCAGCACGTGAAAGCTTGTCTAATAAAGAAGTCAAATTGCTGTAAATGACAGGCGACATTGAGATATGTGATCGAGTAATAGCAGCAGCTAACATATAAGTTCCGGCTTCAATCCTGTCGGGCATTATACTATACTCAGAACCATACAGCCTTCTCCTTCCACTAATATACAGTGTGTCTGTTCCTGCTCCTTCCACAGCTGCCCCACAATTTGTCAAGAAGCCAGCAAGGTCAATGATCTCTGGTTCCTGCATCGTACATATCAAAGTAcaacaatttaaaaaaaatgctCGGTGCATTTCAGAATGAAGGGCTAATAATAAAGATTACAGATTTTTAGATAGGAACTTCAAGTAACTGTCATAGAAGTTGAAAGACAATACACTTTCATACTTGTGCTGCATTTGAGATTACAGTATTTCCCTCAGCCAAACATGCTGCCATCATAAGAGTTTCTGTTGCTCCTACGCTGGGGCAGTCAAGTCCAAAGCTTGCACCAGTCAAACCTTTACCATTTGATACATGTGCTTGCACTTTTCCATCCCTATGTGGACTCACAAAGTTAATCACTACTCATTCTGAAGAAACTCACATGCTATCAGTACTATGACACAATCAAATTGAAAACATTGGACTTAATACCATGTCAAAAAGCTTAAAGAAAACTCCATAAAGACTAAATCCAACAGTCTCTAAGGAGGCCAGTTCAGTTTCAAATGGTAGTGTCACGAGTTCCAATTTAAGTCTCTAGTTGGACCTTTCTGCCGGTAAGAACTTATCGCACCCAGTGTTACACCAAACCAATAAATACAATAGAATATGTCTGGCATACACACTTATGTTTGACTCTCACTTTAATTTGTAAGTTGTAACTTGTAACTACTCCCACTGTCTCAGTTTATGTGGCACTGTTTAGATTTTAACTCAAATTTTTTAAATTCTGAGCGTGAATTTGACATGGAATCTTTtaattttttcaaataaaatttatATCTTTGAAAACTACATAAAAAGTACTACTATAAGTCACATATTTAAAAAGCATATACAAAAAAttgcagtaaaagaaaaatttatttgGCTCTCGAAATTCCAAAGGTGCCACATAAATTGGGGCTTAGGCACTAAGGTTAAATTGCTTATTTTGGTGTAAACACCTTGTGTGAAAAACATAATAGAAAATCAATGAGTTCACCAACCTCAACTCAACTGTAGCACCAAGAGCTTGGAGACCATGAATATAAAGATCAATAGGCCGAGTTCCAATGTCACACCCACCAGGTAACCCAACAGTAGCCTCACCAAATCGAGCCAATAATGGCCCTAACACAAAAAAGCCACCTCTAAGTTTCCGAATTTCAGCCGAATCAGGCTCTACAGACAGAAGTCCATCAGTATTAACCACTATTTCTCCATTAAAAGTCATAAGTTGAGCACCGAGAGACTCCAAGATTGAAGCCATAGTTCTAGTATCTGATAAACAGGGTACATTTTTAAGGTTTGAAGATCCAGAGCAGCAAAGGGTAGCTGCAAGAATAGGTAAAGCTGAGTTCTTGGACCCACTAATGCTGACATGGCCAGAGAGTGTGGACCCCCCATTGATAATTAGTTTTGGATCTTGAATGGGAGTTTTGGGAGGAGAAGAGAGTTGTTTAGGGTCCTGGAATAAGCAAGCGCGGGTATTTGGAGGAAGGTCATATCGGAGAGGATTGAACTTAGAAGCCATTGAATTGAATGAGAGAAGCAAGAAGTAGTAATGAAGATTTTAGTTGAAAAGACAAAGAGACACAGAGATCTGGAAAGGCGGTGGGAGTTGAAGTTTTGAAGAGAACGGCTGACTTGCTATTTTTAGGCAAAATAGAACACGACACACACTTTCCTCTTTTGGTAAACTAAATTGACTTGGAGTAAttaaatttcttttttaattagTGGTAAAAACTTGAGTTTTCTTTGTCTTTATGTTATTACTAGATGGGATTGGCCCGGGGTTTTTAATTAGAG
Coding sequences:
- the LOC104214916 gene encoding uncharacterized protein, producing the protein MASKFNPLRYDLPPNTRACLFQDPKQLSSPPKTPIQDPKLIINGGSTLSGHVSISGSKNSALPILAATLCCSGSSNLKNVPCLSDTRTMASILESLGAQLMTFNGEIVVNTDGLLSVEPDSAEIRKLRGGFFVLGPLLARFGEATVGLPGGCDIGTRPIDLYIHGLQALGATVELRDGKVQAHVSNGKGLTGASFGLDCPSVGATETLMMAACLAEGNTVISNAAQEPEIIDLAGFLTNCGAAVEGAGTDTLYISGRRRLYGSEYSIMPDRIEAGTYMLAAAITRSHISMSPVIYSNLTSLLDKLSRAGCKILHLSDDTLELSAVPGATGDNLQGFSIKTRPFPGFPTDLQPLTMALLSTCKGISVIEETVFENRMSHVTELQKFGAKIQVCGSTALVFGKGNASPLCGSQVIATDLRGGMSLVLAGLAAEGCTEISGISHVDRGYESLEMKLQGLGANVTRMTSSSGPSQNFGISFASL